In Scleropages formosus chromosome 20, fSclFor1.1, whole genome shotgun sequence, a single window of DNA contains:
- the LOC108940082 gene encoding ras-related protein Rab-37 isoform X4, with protein MRTTGMPRVTVRPPAPSGRTTHLTPEPVSGAPRHRSGLNRSVKRGSVTRPRLLPGRPLQKATPLVRSAVFVVFERRRELICVSALALLLLYDITSKSSFDNIRAWLTEIHEYAQKDVVIMLLGNKSDMVHERVIKQEEGQKLAREYGVPFMETSAKTGVNVELAFLAVAKELKQRVSQQPNEPKFQIHEYIESQKQKSGCCGFM; from the exons ATGCGTACTACAGGGATGCCCAGGGTAACGGTTCGACCCCCCGCGCCCTCCGGTCGCACCACACACCTCACCCCGGAACCGGTATCGGGAGCCCCGAGACACCGTAGCGGTTTAAACCGTTCGGTGAAGCGTGGTTCGGTCACTCGTCCTCGGCTTTTGCCCGGGCGTCCGCTTCAGAAAGCGACGCCACTCGTTCGTTCTGCGGTCTTCGTGGTTTTCGAGCGTCGCCGTGAACTTATTTGTGTCTCTGCTTTAGCTCTGCTGCTCCTGTATGACATCACCAGCAAGTCTTCCTTCGATAACATCAGG GCCTGGCTAACAGAAATTCATGAATACGCGCAGAAGGATGTGGTCATCATGTTGCTGGGCAACAAG TCAGACATGGTTCACGAGAGAGTCATCAAGCAGGAAGAGGGACAAAAGCTGGCCAGG GAATATGGAGTTCCTTTTATGGAGACAAGTGCCAAGACTGGAGTCAATGTGGAGCTTGCCTTTCTCGCTGTAGCAAA AGAGCTCAAGCAGCGTGTAAGTCAGCAGCCCAACGAGCCCAAGTTCCAGATTCACGAGTACATCGAGTCCCAGAAACAGAAGTCGGGCTGCTGTGGCTTCATGTAG